The Oleidesulfovibrio alaskensis DSM 16109 DNA window GCAAGGCCAAGGGAGCCAGCGCGGCGCTGGGGTTCACCATCGACTTTTATGCCACGGCCCACCCCGGCGGCATGGGACACATAATGGAAGCCGCCCGCAGACAGGGCATTGCCGCCATCGCAGGGGACGCTGTGGCGGCGCGCACGGCGGAACGGTACGGCATGGAAGGGGTTCTGGTACAGAACGGTGCGGATTCCGTTACCAACACGCTGCAATATGCCGTTGCCACATACTCATACCTCACACGGCAGGCCACCATGGCGGGCAGGCTGCAGACCGTGCTGGACCGCATGGACGGCGGGGCACTGCTGGCTTCACCCGATGGCCGCATGCTGCACTGCAATGCGGCGGTACGCGCCATGCTGGAGCCTGATCAGGGCTGCACAGACACGTCCATGGACGATCTTTTTCCTCAGCTGGACTGGCGTGCCGTTCCCGAAGGACGCGCCGAAACCGTGCGCGAACTTGTCACCGTGGGCGGGTCCAAGCTGGCGGTTACCGTCACCGGCACCATGCACGACGACGCCATGGATGCGCTCATATGCACCTTTCATGACGTACGGCAGATTGAACAACTGGAACACAGCTTCCGCAAGAGCGCCAAACCGGACACCCCCACGGCGCGCCACACGTTCAGCTCCATTGTACACCGCAGCCCCGCCATGCACCGGTGCATCGCACGGGCCGAACAGTTTGCCGCAACGCAGAGCAGTATATTGCTTGTGGGCGAAACGGGTACGGGCAAAGAACTTTTTGCCCAGAGTATCCACAACCACAGCCCGCGCGCGCAGGGCAATTTTGTGGCCATCAACTGCGGGGCGCTGCCGGAAGACCTGCTGGAAAGCGAACTTTTCGGGTACGCGGGCGGCGCTTTCACGGGGGCACTGAAATCCGGCAAAGCCGGTATGTTTGAACTGGCGCACAACGGCACCCTGTTTCTGGACGAAGTAAACGCAACCAGCCCCAAACTGCAGACGCGGCTGCTGCGCACCCTGCAGGAGCATGAAGTGATGCGCGTGGGTTCCACGGCGGTCATACCGGTGA harbors:
- a CDS encoding sigma-54-dependent Fis family transcriptional regulator — encoded protein: MSIALIAPYESLATLCRSICQELDLDVSVHTGSMEDGVRIARNLMAEGVDFFISRGLTAQLIREQCPLPVAELEVSAFDIYLCLEPLLRSGKSIGVVGHSDILRKAKGASAALGFTIDFYATAHPGGMGHIMEAARRQGIAAIAGDAVAARTAERYGMEGVLVQNGADSVTNTLQYAVATYSYLTRQATMAGRLQTVLDRMDGGALLASPDGRMLHCNAAVRAMLEPDQGCTDTSMDDLFPQLDWRAVPEGRAETVRELVTVGGSKLAVTVTGTMHDDAMDALICTFHDVRQIEQLEHSFRKSAKPDTPTARHTFSSIVHRSPAMHRCIARAEQFAATQSSILLVGETGTGKELFAQSIHNHSPRAQGNFVAINCGALPEDLLESELFGYAGGAFTGALKSGKAGMFELAHNGTLFLDEVNATSPKLQTRLLRTLQEHEVMRVGSTAVIPVNVRVIAASNAPLEAEVSAGRFRADLFYRLNVLDIRIPPLRERPEDILLLFNMFLERFSAEQHRSTPPVPRGTERKIMAHGWPGNVRELQNYAEKYAILYPEEAALGADITPWTPHAALTAENAHTPAYGTAAAPVSRDLLHGTLEDITRAAVAAVLHEENGNLSSAARRLGISRNTLRRRLG